A section of the Pseudomonas sp. FP453 genome encodes:
- a CDS encoding transglycosylase SLT domain-containing protein, giving the protein MIRPSALLMLCLTLLLPMAAVARLDGPLEVTKPGKVRDLAEIRASRTLRVLVNQSRNSSGEVQGQAIGVEYHRLRAFEQYLNGHARDGQEINLKIIPKAKDQLLGALARGEGDLVAPGELLDVKAAHKISTSDPIASGVPLWVVGVKGERRFTKLEQLSGRTLALTTGSAAADAINQVNQKLALHKQPPVKVEWVDPTLAVEDVLEMVQAGIFHLTIVEKPIAERWSKILPKLRFDKQVAISEPGDEYWFVRQDASMLRASIDRFLKTYHTPSDQDVAFQRIYRRLYQVRNPLARVDRQRLEKLRPVLQKHAREQGMDWLNLAALAFKESALDPGARNSGGPTGLMQITPSAAQRVGVNNIESLDSNVQAGARYLAMIRRKFFASPKLNERERMAFVLAAYNMGPERVQGMRTEARRRGLNPNQWFFQVERIAMEQVGMGSVSYVNSVNKYYLAFDRERESLEPPVPKVASRK; this is encoded by the coding sequence ATGATCCGACCCTCGGCGTTGCTTATGTTGTGCCTGACGTTGCTGCTGCCCATGGCGGCGGTCGCGCGTCTCGACGGGCCGCTGGAAGTGACCAAGCCCGGCAAGGTCCGCGACCTGGCGGAAATCCGCGCCAGCCGTACCCTGCGCGTCTTGGTCAACCAGAGCCGCAACAGTTCCGGCGAAGTGCAAGGCCAGGCCATCGGCGTCGAATACCATCGCCTGCGCGCCTTTGAGCAATACCTCAACGGTCACGCCCGCGATGGCCAGGAGATCAACCTCAAGATCATTCCCAAGGCCAAGGATCAGTTGCTCGGCGCCCTGGCGCGCGGCGAAGGTGACTTGGTCGCGCCGGGTGAACTGCTCGACGTCAAGGCTGCGCACAAGATCAGCACCAGTGACCCGATTGCCAGCGGCGTACCGTTATGGGTGGTGGGGGTGAAGGGCGAGCGGCGGTTTACCAAACTGGAGCAATTGTCCGGGCGCACGCTGGCGCTGACCACCGGCAGCGCGGCGGCGGACGCCATCAACCAGGTCAACCAGAAGCTGGCGCTGCACAAGCAGCCGCCGGTAAAAGTGGAATGGGTGGACCCGACCCTGGCCGTGGAAGATGTGCTGGAGATGGTCCAGGCGGGCATTTTCCACCTGACGATCGTGGAAAAACCGATTGCCGAGCGCTGGTCGAAAATCCTCCCCAAGCTGCGCTTCGATAAGCAGGTGGCCATCAGCGAACCGGGCGACGAGTACTGGTTCGTGCGCCAGGATGCGTCGATGTTGCGGGCGAGCATTGATCGATTCCTCAAGACCTATCACACGCCTTCCGACCAGGATGTGGCGTTCCAGCGTATCTACCGACGCCTTTATCAGGTGCGCAATCCGCTGGCGCGTGTCGACCGCCAGCGCCTGGAAAAACTGCGCCCGGTCTTGCAAAAGCACGCTCGCGAGCAGGGCATGGACTGGTTGAACCTCGCCGCGCTGGCCTTCAAGGAGTCCGCTCTCGACCCTGGCGCACGCAACAGCGGCGGGCCCACCGGGCTGATGCAGATCACCCCGTCGGCGGCGCAGCGGGTGGGTGTCAACAATATCGAAAGCCTGGACAGCAACGTGCAGGCGGGCGCTCGCTACCTGGCGATGATTCGCCGCAAATTCTTCGCCAGCCCCAAGCTCAACGAGCGCGAGCGCATGGCGTTTGTCTTGGCGGCTTACAACATGGGCCCGGAGCGCGTGCAGGGGATGCGCACCGAGGCCAGGCGTCGGGGGCTGAATCCCAACCAGTGGTTCTTCCAGGTCGAGCGCATTGCCATGGAGCAGGTGGGAATGGGCAGCGTCAGCTATGTTAATAGCGTCAACAAGTACTACTTGGCGTTCGACCGGGAGCGGGAGTCCCTAGAGCCACCGGTGCCGAAAGTCGCCTCACGGAAGTAA
- a CDS encoding DoxX family protein, with the protein MSPLIKNLLSTRAGYGLTVLRIVVGVIFAAHGSQKLFGWFGGYGLAGTAQWMESIGLAPGTLMALLSGGTEFFAGLALIIGLLVRPAALGLTILSVVAILSVHIHNGLFMANNGYEFALALLGGSLAVLFEGAGKLSADRAIAN; encoded by the coding sequence ATGAGCCCACTGATCAAAAACCTGCTGTCCACCCGCGCCGGTTACGGCCTGACCGTTCTGCGTATTGTTGTCGGCGTGATTTTTGCCGCCCACGGTTCGCAGAAACTCTTCGGCTGGTTTGGCGGCTATGGCCTGGCGGGCACGGCCCAGTGGATGGAAAGCATCGGCCTGGCGCCAGGTACCCTGATGGCACTGTTGTCCGGTGGTACCGAGTTTTTCGCCGGTCTGGCACTGATCATTGGTTTGCTGGTGCGTCCTGCGGCCTTGGGCCTGACCATTCTGTCGGTGGTCGCGATTCTCTCGGTGCATATCCACAATGGGCTGTTCATGGCCAACAACGGTTATGAGTTTGCGCTGGCCTTGCTGGGCGGCTCGCTGGCGGTGCTGTTTGAAGGTGCCGGCAAGCTGTCTGCCGACCGCGCCATCGCCAACTGA
- a CDS encoding TatD family hydrolase, protein MQLIDIGVNLTNPSFDEKHQAVLDRAYAAGVQQLILTGTSLDGSEQALELCVKLDESGQRLFSTAGIHPHSASDWNSDSARRLRGLLSESRVRAVGECGLDFNRDFSPRPQQEKVLEEHLALAVELKLPVFLHERDANQRLLDILKDYRDHLTAAVVHCFTGEQQALFSYLDLDLHIGITGWICDERRGTHLHPLVREIPRGRLMLESDAPYLLPRTLRPKPKNGRNEPAYLPEVLREVALHRNETMEDLAEHSSACARAFFGLPSVE, encoded by the coding sequence ATGCAACTCATTGATATCGGCGTCAACCTGACCAACCCCAGTTTCGACGAGAAGCACCAGGCCGTACTCGACCGTGCCTACGCCGCTGGCGTGCAACAATTGATCCTTACCGGCACCAGCCTCGACGGCAGCGAACAGGCCCTGGAACTCTGCGTAAAACTCGACGAAAGCGGCCAACGCCTGTTCAGCACCGCCGGCATCCACCCCCACTCCGCCAGCGACTGGAACAGCGACAGCGCCCGGCGCCTGCGCGGCTTGCTCAGCGAAAGCCGCGTGCGTGCGGTGGGCGAATGCGGGCTGGATTTCAACCGGGATTTCTCCCCGCGCCCGCAGCAGGAAAAAGTCCTCGAAGAGCACCTGGCCCTGGCCGTCGAGCTGAAACTGCCGGTGTTCCTCCACGAACGTGACGCCAACCAGCGCCTGCTGGACATCCTCAAGGACTACCGTGACCACCTGACCGCCGCCGTGGTGCACTGCTTCACCGGCGAGCAGCAGGCGCTGTTCAGCTACCTCGACCTGGATTTGCACATCGGCATTACCGGCTGGATCTGCGACGAACGCCGTGGGACCCATCTGCACCCGCTAGTCAGGGAAATTCCCCGGGGCCGTCTGATGCTGGAAAGCGATGCGCCCTACCTGCTGCCGCGTACCCTGCGGCCCAAGCCGAAAAACGGCCGCAACGAACCGGCCTACCTGCCCGAAGTGCTGCGCGAAGTCGCCCTGCACCGCAACGAGACCATGGAAGACCTGGCCGAGCACAGCAGCGCCTGTGCCCGCGCGTTCTTTGGCCTGCCCAGCGTGGAGTAA